In Erigeron canadensis isolate Cc75 chromosome 1, C_canadensis_v1, whole genome shotgun sequence, a single window of DNA contains:
- the LOC122584816 gene encoding probable polygalacturonase At1g80170, with protein MGKIVFISTLVLLLLVNATVDSSLSDTFDVFGKIENMDLEDDELEFVDLSPWSTSQHGSKILVNVDTFGAAGDGVSDDTKAFENAWTQACSAAKSVLLVPPGRTYLVNATRYKGPCVGKLIVQIDGTIIAPDEPKEWDQKNPRNWLHFSNLTGVTFQGRGVIDGSGQKWWAASCKKNKTNPCVGAPTAFTIDQSSSIKVRGLTFQNSQQMHFVISHCQSVRIYSVVVSAPEDSPNTDGIHLTGSTNVVIQNSKIGTGDDCVSIVNASSNIKMKNIYCGPGHGISIGSLGKDNSTGIVSNVVVDTAFLKGSTNGLRIKTWQGGSGYVKAVKYQNVKMENVANPIIIDQFYCDSPKSCQNQTSAVEISQIMYQNVTGSSKSAEAMKFACSDTVPCHNIILNNINLQRFDGKSAQTYCHSVTGINYGLVQPSADCLTSSDKSFIEETRETEFNDSIHTEL; from the exons ATGGGCAAAATCGTCTTTATTTCTACTCTTGTTTTGTTGCTGTTGGTCAATGCAACCGTTGACAGCAGTTTATCTGACACATTTGATGTGTTTGGTAAGATTGAAAATATGGACCTGGAAGATGATGAACTAGAGTTTGTGGACTTGTCACCCTGGTCCACAAGTCAACATGGTAGCAAGATTCTCGTAAACGTAGATACCTTTGGTGCAGCTGGAGATGGAGTCTCCGACGATACAAag gCGTTTGAAAATGCATGGACACAAGCCTGTTCTGCAGCAAAATCTGTGCTTTTGGTTCCTCCTGGTCGTACTTATCTAGTTAATGCAACAAGATATAAAGGACCTTGTGTTGGAAAGTTGATTGTTCAG ATTGATGGGACAATTATAGCACCAGATGAACCCAAGGAATGGGACCAGAAAAATCCTCGGAACTGGCTTCACTTTTCTAATCTAACTGGGGTTACTTTCCAAGGCCGTGGAGTTATTGACGGATCAGGCCAGAAATGGTGGGCTGCATCTTGCAAGAAGAACAAGACAAAT CCATGCGTAGGAGCACCAACG GCATTTACAATTGATCAAAGCTCATCTATAAAGGTGAGAGGTCTTACCTTCCAAAACAGCCAACAGATGCATTTCGTTATCTCGCATTGCCAATCTGTGCGCATCTATAGCGTTGTAGTTTCTGCTCCTGAAGACAGTCCAAATACTGATGGAATCCATCTTACCGGATCAACAAATGTCGTTATTCAAAATAGCAAAATTGGAACAG GTGATGATTGTGTGTCAATTGTGAATGCTAGCTCAAACATCAAGATGAAGAATATCTATTGTGGGCCCGGTCAtggaatcag CATAGGAAGCCTGGGTAAAGATAACTCTACAGGCATAGTCTCAAATGTTGTCGTCGATACAGCATTCCTTAAGGGCTCTACTAATGGCCTCAGAATTAAAACATGGCAG GGAGGATCCGGTTATGTTAAAGCTGTAAAGTATCAGAATGTGAAAATGGAAAACGTAGCCAACCCTATCATAATTGACCAGTTCTATTGTGATTCACCTAAAAGTTGTCAAAACCAG ACATCGGCTGTGGAGATAAGCCAAATAATGTATCAAAACGTCACTGGATCTTCAAAGAGTGCAGAGGCAATGAAATTTGCATGCAGTGACACGGTGCCATGCCATAACATAATATTGAATAACATCAACTTACAAAGGTTTGATGGTAAATCGGCCCAGACTTATTGCCATTCGGTTACAGGCATAAACTACGGGCTAGTCCAACCTTCTGCTGACTGTTTAACTTCTTCTGACAAGTCCTTCATTGAAGAAACAAGAGAAACTGAGTTCAACGACTCGATCCATACTGAGCTTTAG